Proteins found in one Dermacentor silvarum isolate Dsil-2018 chromosome 8, BIME_Dsil_1.4, whole genome shotgun sequence genomic segment:
- the LOC119462573 gene encoding uncharacterized protein LOC119462573 — protein MSYAIVEFVKSKEVEVVPVSWVSDRQCRWPDHVKAEKASRMVKKQTPPQAAWKRFDIAVKGLFGTYDSARKNLNRSQFHSDLGSDSEVVPRKRCRRPPRNWTDSDSNASGTEEATAKTCPLTLPAIPKNFPQGLTSSQMSSGATGSEREIPRTGLLSRSNSSCSERDNTVDAGKYSTV, from the exons ATGAGTTATGCCATTGTCGAATTTGTGAAGTCAAAAGAAGTTGAAGTTGTGCCAGTTTCGTGGGTGTCAGATAGGCAGTGCCGCTGGCCTGACCATGTAAAGGCTGAAAAAGCCAGTAGAATGGTGAAGAAACAGACTCCTCCGCAGGCGGCGTGGAAACGCTTTGACATTGCTGTCAAAGGACTGTTTG GTACTTATGATAGTGCACGAAAAAATCTGAACCGTAGCCAGTTCCACTCTGACCTGGGCAGTGATTCTGAAGTGGTTCCAAGGAAGCGATGCCGAAGGCCACCACGGAACTGGACAGACTCTGACTCTAATGCGAGTGGGACAGAAGAGGCCACTGCAAAGACATGTCCACTGACACTCCCCGCCATTCCGAAAAATTTCCCTCAAG GCCTGACTTCAAGTCAAATGTCAAGTGGAGCTACCGGCAGTGAGAGAGAAATACCAAGAACAG GCTTGCTGTCACGTTCAAATTCATCATGCAGTGAGCGTGATAACACTGTTGATGCAGGCAAGTACAGTACAGTCTAG
- the LOC125947481 gene encoding uncharacterized protein LOC125947481 — protein sequence MRLSCNANLLHLCFPGQPVEVEKPQSAPTEHGSDQYVLQHMLRLLNTIRFMLQQQAESINKLCEMLPSAAVTTCTPLVNQPFNCLQELLDFDAKLTRETTSTLVREFMQLGGKDANWATKRILGYCLTDELAAQFSWLGRKGKHSFSALNIAKAVADAARKAPKGTAADVEEAIKSWLRHAPERLLAKAPKTPEHWEPQQTSDSN from the exons ATGAGATTATCCTGTAATGCTAATTTATTACATTTATGCTTTCCAGGTCAACCAGTGGAAGTGGAGAAGCCACAAAGCGCACCTACTGAACATGGCAGTGACCAGT aTGTACTCCAGCATATGCTGCGTCTCCTCAACACTATACGCTTTATGCTACAGCAACAAGCAGAGAGTATCAACAAACTTTGTGAAATGCTACCATCCGCAGCAGTGACAACATGCACACCACTAGTCAATCAACCGTTCAATTGCCTGCAAGAGCTGCTTGATTTTGATGCAAAGCTGACACGTGAAACCACCAGTACTTTG GTTCGTGAATTTATGCAGCTTGGCGGGAAAGACGCAAACTGGGCGACGAAAAGAATTCTTGGATACTGTTTGACTGACGAGCTTGCTGCACAATTTTCTTGGCTTGGTCGGAAGGGGAAGCATAGCTTTTCAGCCCTAAATATTGCCAAAGCAGTAGCAG ATGCTGCACGCAAAGCTccaaaaggcactgcagcagatgtTGAAGAGGCTATTAAGTCATGGTTACGCCACGCACCGGAGCGCCTCCTTGCGAAGGCGCCTAAGACGCCTGAGCACTGGGAACCACAGCAGACATCAG ATTCCAACTGA